Sequence from the Thermoplasmatales archaeon genome:
AAGAGGTATTTCATATATGCAGCTAACATCTGGAGAAGAAAAAACTCCTTCAACTGGCACATTACAGAAAAGAGATATTTTTTCTTTTGTTTCCTTGCTTAGCTCAGTGGTACTTCTCCCAACTATAACATCTGGATTTATTCCTATTGCCCTTAATTCTTTAACGCTGTGCTGGGTTGGTTTTGTTTTTTGCTCACCTACAACTTTTAAAACAGGAACAAGAGTTGTATGTACAAACAAAACATTTTCTCTTCCTTCTTCTACATACATCTGTCTAATTGCTTCAAGAAAAGGCATTGATTCTATGTCCCCTACAGTTCCTCCTATTTCAATCAGGCAGAAATCTGCCTGGCTTTCTTTCGCAACATTTCTTATCCATCCTTTTATTTCATCAGTAATATGAGGGACAATCTGGACTGTTTTTCCCAAATATTCTCCTTTTCTCTCTTTTTCAATAACATTTTTATATATTTTTCCGGTGGTTATATTGTTATCTCTTGTAAGTTTTATATCAAGAAATCTTTCATAATTTCCCAAATCAAGATCAACTTCTCCGCCATCAGAGAGAACAAAAACCTCTCCATGCTGGTAAGGATTCATTGTTCCCGCATCACAATTTATGTAAGGATCTATTTTTATTGCTGTAACAGAATAACCTCTGCTTTTTAAAAGCAATCCAATTGAGGAAGTGATTATTCCTTTTCCCAAGCCAGATAAAACCCCTCCTGTTATTCCAATATACTTAGGCATATCAATAATAGAAAATAGGTTAAAAGAATTTGCGTTTTTTGGTTATCACACCAAACTTTATAGTAATCCTTAAAATCCTCCTTAATATATCTTTTTATGAAGCTTATTGAATGTGTTCCAAATTTTAGCGAAGGAAGAAATAAAGAAGTAATAGATGCAATAATTAACGAAGTAAGAAAATATAATGTAAAAATATTGAACATTCATTCAGATGAAAGCCATAATCGCACTGATGTAACAATACTTGGTGAGCCAGAAGAAGTTAAAAAAGCTGTTCTTGATATGGCAATAAAAGCTGTTGAGCTTATAGATATGAACAAGCACAGGGGAGAGCATCCAAGAATGGGAGCAATGGATGTTGTTCCGTTTATTCCCATAATGAATTCAACAATGGAAGAATGCATAAAAATTGCAAATGAATTTGCCGAAGAATTTTCAAGAATTACAAAAGTTCCCTGCTTTTTATATGAAGAAGCAGCGAAAAAAGAGAGCAGGAGAAATCTTGCGGATGTGAGAAAAGGGGAATTTGAAGGGCTTAAAGAAGAGATAGGAAAAAACCCAGACAAAATTCCAGATTATGGACCAAATTCAATTCATCCAACTGCTGGAGCAACTGCTGTAGGGGCAAGAGAAATTTTAATAGCATTTAATGTAAATCTTGCAACAAATGATGTTGAAATAGCAAAAAAAATTGCGAAAGCAGTAAGGCATAGCAGCGGTGGCTATAGATATGTTAAGGCAATGGGATTTGAAATAAAGGAAAAAAACATTGTGCAGGTATCGATGAACATGACAAATTATAAGCAAACTCCCCTCTTCCGAGTTTTTGAGACAATAAAAAGAGAGGCAGAAAGATATGGGGTAAATGTGCTTTCAAGCGAAATAGTAGGAATGATTCCTCTTGATGCGTTGGTTGATATTACATCTTTCTATCTGCAGCTCGAAGATTTTAAACCAGAACAAGTTATAGAAAAAAGGTTAATAGAGGTGAGCCAGTGAAAAGCATCGAAGAATTTCTGGAGGAGCTGGCAAGTGCGTCGCCCGCTCCTGGCGGGGGGAGTGTTGCTGCGCTCGGGGGGGCAATTGCCTGCGGGCTTGCGGAGATGGTGTGCAATCTTACCATTGGGAAGAAAAAGTATGTAAGCGTTGAGGAGGAAATGAAGGCAAGGGTTGAAGGGTTAAAAGAAATGAGGAGAGAATTTCTTGAGCTTGTTGAAGAAGATGCAAATGCTTTTAATGAGGTAATCAAAGCGATAAAAGAGAAGAGGGGGGAGGAAGAAGCATACAAGAAAGCTTGTGAAGTGCCTGCAAAAACTGCTGAGAAATGCGTGGTTTTGGCAAGAGAAATAAGGGAAATTGCTGAAAAGGGAAATAAAAATTCAATAAGTGATGCGGGGGTTGCAATGCTTTTTTCATATGCCTCATTCCATTCAGCGATTATGAATGTAAAAATAAATCTTGCATGCATTCAAGATGAACCTTATAAGCAAAATATGGCTAAAAAGATAGAGGAAATGGTGAAAGAAATTGAGGAAATAAAAAAGGAAACAATGCAAATTGTGGGCTTATAAAATAAATAGCTGAAATTCACGAATATTCCTATTTTTTAGATTATTTTGTTGCACAGATTAATCATGCTCATAAGATTAATTGCTCTTACGCTTTTTAAATATCTTTTTAATCTTGAAAAAATATTCTTTGTTAAATCTAAGAAAGAGATGAA
This genomic interval carries:
- the ftcD gene encoding glutamate formimidoyltransferase, with translation MKLIECVPNFSEGRNKEVIDAIINEVRKYNVKILNIHSDESHNRTDVTILGEPEEVKKAVLDMAIKAVELIDMNKHRGEHPRMGAMDVVPFIPIMNSTMEECIKIANEFAEEFSRITKVPCFLYEEAAKKESRRNLADVRKGEFEGLKEEIGKNPDKIPDYGPNSIHPTAGATAVGAREILIAFNVNLATNDVEIAKKIAKAVRHSSGGYRYVKAMGFEIKEKNIVQVSMNMTNYKQTPLFRVFETIKREAERYGVNVLSSEIVGMIPLDALVDITSFYLQLEDFKPEQVIEKRLIEVSQ
- a CDS encoding cyclodeaminase/cyclohydrolase family protein, whose amino-acid sequence is MKSIEEFLEELASASPAPGGGSVAALGGAIACGLAEMVCNLTIGKKKYVSVEEEMKARVEGLKEMRREFLELVEEDANAFNEVIKAIKEKRGEEEAYKKACEVPAKTAEKCVVLAREIREIAEKGNKNSISDAGVAMLFSYASFHSAIMNVKINLACIQDEPYKQNMAKKIEEMVKEIEEIKKETMQIVGL